In Anaerolineales bacterium, the DNA window CCTGGAGAACTTCTACGAGCAGGCCTGCCTGCTGCGTCAGCCCTATGTGCGCGACGATACCCGCAAGGTTGGCGAACTCCTGCAGGAGATGATCGCCAATACCGGCGAGAACATCTCCGTCCGGCGGATCGCCCGCTGGGCGGTGGGGGAAGCACAATGAGACGACATCGGGCCAACCCAGCGTTGGCCCGATGTGCATTCGGCGTCGATCAGCGTCGGCACGGGGAGGGGGTATGACCGGTCCAGCCTACACACGCATCCTGCTGAAGCTCAGCGGCGAGGCCCTGTCCGGTAAGATGGGAGTTGGGATCGATCCCGACCGGGCGGAGGAAGTTGCGGACAAGATCCGCCAGGTGCTCGATCTAGGGGTGCAGGTCGCCATCGTCCTGGGGGCTGGCAACCTGTGGCGCGGCCGAACCGGGATCGAACGTGGCATGGAACGGGCCACCGCAGACTACATGGGCATGCTGGGCACGGTGATGAATTCGCTGGCGCTGATGGATGCCCTTGAGCGCAGTGGGGTAATCACGCGAGTGATGTCGGCCCTGGAGATGCACGCTGTGGCCGAGCCCTACATCCGACGGCGGGCCATCCGGCACCTCGAGAAAGGGCGGGTCGTGATCCTCGGCGGCGGCACCGGCAACCCATACTTCTCGACCGACACCGCGGCCGCGTTGCGGGCGA includes these proteins:
- the pyrH gene encoding UMP kinase, coding for MTGPAYTRILLKLSGEALSGKMGVGIDPDRAEEVADKIRQVLDLGVQVAIVLGAGNLWRGRTGIERGMERATADYMGMLGTVMNSLALMDALERSGVITRVMSALEMHAVAEPYIRRRAIRHLEKGRVVILGGGTGNPYFSTDTAAALRAMEIGADVVIKATKVDGVYESDPEIDPSATRFDRLTYIDALNRRV